The Micromonospora violae DNA segment GGAACGGGTGCTGGTCAACATCATCGCCAACGCGCTACGCCACAGCCCGCCCGGTCAGCCGCCCAGGATCACCGCCAGCGCCCACGCCGGCCAGGTCGAGCTGCGGGTGATCGACCGGGGGCCGGGCATCCCGGAGGACCAGTGGGAGCACGTCTTCCTGCCGTTCCAACGCCTCGGTGACCGGGACAACCAGACCGGCGTCGGTCTCGGCCTTGCCCTGTCCCGGGGGCTGGCCGAGGCGATGGGTGGCAGCATCACCCCCGAGGCCACCCCCGGCGGTGGGCTCACCATGGTGCTGCGGCTGCCGGCCGCGCAGACCACCCCGGAAGGGCCGCAGGAATGACGCGCATCCTGGTCGTCGACGACGAACCGCAGATCCTGCGTGCCCTGCGCATCAACCTGCGGGCCCGCCGCTACGACGTGGACGTCGCCGGCACCGGGGCCGCCGCGTTGAAGGCCGCCGCCAGCCACCCGCCCGACCTGGTGGTGCTGGACCTCGGCCTGCCCGACATCGACGGCGTGGAGGTGATCCGGGGCCTGCGCGGGTGGACCAGCGTACCGATCATCGTGCTCTCCGGGAGGGCCGGCAGTGAGGACAAGGTCGCCGCGCTCGACGCCGGCGCGGACGACTACGTCACCAAACCGTTCGGGGTGGAGGAGCTGCTGGCCCGCATCCGCGCGGTGACCCGCCGCCTCGGCGCGTCCAACGAAGCGGTGCCGGCGCTGCGGATCGGTCGACACACCGTCGACCTGGCCGACCACCGCGTGCACCACGACGACGGCACCGAGGTCAAACTCACCCCCACCCAGTGGAGCGTGCTGGAGAAGCTGCTGCGGCACCCCGGCAAGCTGGTCAGCCAACGTCAGCTCCTCCAGGACGTGTGGGGGCCGGAATACCAGAACGAGACCAACTACCTGCGGCAGTACCTGGCCCAGCTGCGGCGCAAGCTGGAGGACGACCCGGCCCGCCCCCGGCACCTCATCACCGAGCCGGGAATGGGCTACCGCTACCGCCCCTGACCCTTGGTTGCCGCCCGGGCCTGCCGACCCGGCGGGTAGCGTCGTGAACGGACCATGATCGACGTACGAGGAGGCACAGTGCTGACGACGACGGTGGACATCCCGACCAGCGACGGAGTGGCGGACGCGAGCCTGACCCGGCCGGACGGGGACGGTCCGTTCCCGGCGGTGCTGCTCTTCATGGACGCCATCGGGCCGCGTCCGCGCCTGGTCGAGATGGCCGAGCGGATCGCCGCCCGGGGTTACCTCGTGCTGACGCCCCATCTGCTCTACCGGGGCGGCCGGGCACCGCTGTTCGACCTGTCCCGACTCGGTGAGGCCGACGGTCGCGCCGCACTCTTCGCGAAGGCCATGCCGTTGATCGGCGCGTTGACCGCGGACGTGATCAACCGGGACACCGCCGCGTACCTCGACTTCCTGGCCGCCCGCGACGACGTCCGGCCAGGCCCGGTCGCCATCACCGGATACTGCATGGGCGGCACCAACGCGCTGCGGGCCATCGAGGCGCACCCGGACCGCATCGCGGCGATCGCCAGCTTCCACGGCGGGCGGATCGTCACCGACGCGCCCGACAGCCCGCACCTGGGCGTCGCCTCGATCACCGGCGAGCTGTACTTCGGGCACGCCGACGCCGACCAGTCGATGACGCCCGAGCAGATCGCCACGCTGGAGAAGGCTCTCGACGCCGCCGGAGTGCGGTACCGCTCCGAGGTGTACGCCGGCGCCCACCATGGCTACACCATGAGCGACACCCCGGCGTACGACGAGCAGGCCACCGAGCGTCACTGGCGCGCGCTCTTCGACCTCCTGGACCGCGCCCTGCCCGTCGGCTGAGCGAGGGCGAGCGTCGGTGCTCAGCGGCGCAGCAGCACCGGCCCGGCGTCGATGCGGGTCCGGAACAACGCGTACGGCTTGCGCCGCAGGTCCTGGCCGCGCTGGTACTGCGGTTGCCGGTGCAGTTGGTTGGCGGTGACGTAGAGGTGCCCGTCGGCGGCCACCGACATGGTGTCTGGCCAGAGCAGTCGCGGGTCGTGCACCAGGGTCTCGTACTCGCCGTCCGGCAGTCGCCGCAGCACCGCGTTGTGCTCGTACGAGGTGAGGTAGAGCCGTCCCGCGTCGTCGCTCTCCAACCCGTCCGAGGCGGTGCCCTTGTCGCCCTCGTCGACCACTGTCGCGGCGACCGCCTCCTGGGTGACGCCCGGGTCGGCCAGCGCTTCGGTGGAGACGCTGTAAAGGCGCCGGGACGCCAACGGGCAGTAGTAGAGCCGGGTGCCGTCGGCGGAGATGGCGATGCCGTCGGAGCCCATCGCTACCGGCTTCGGCGGCCCGTCGGCCGGCCGTTCCAGGAACGGCCGGCCCTCGACAATCGGGCGGAACGACGTCAGCGGCTTCGCCTTGGTGGACGGGTGGTCGTGCAGCCGCCGCCAGGCGGCACCGCTGGCCAGGTCCACCACGATGATCCCGTTCGGCCCGGCGAACGCGGAGTCGGTGATGTACGCGACCCCCGACTCGCCCCGCCGCAGGTCGAAGCGGACGTCGTTGAGGTACGTCGTCGGCAGCGCCACGTCCGCCGGGAAGGTGATCACCTGGGCGACGGTGTCGGTCTCCAGGTCGACCCGGACCAGCTTCGGGCCGCCCGGCTTGGTGGGTTGCAACATCGGGCTGCCGGTGTCCAGCACCCAGAGCCGGTCGGCCGGGTCGACCACGATGCTCTGCACCGACACGAACGCGCCCGCGTCGTCGTCGCCGGACGGGTCGTTCCACGCCTGGTCCGGGTAGGGCACCTCCCGGCCGTCGCGCAGCTCGACGACGGTGGCCGGCACCTCGTCACCCCACTTGGGGAAGTTGACGAAGATCCGGCCCCGGTGCGAGACGCTCACCCCGGTCGGCATCGGGCCGGTGAAGGTGTGCACCAGCTCCAGTTCACCCATCGGCTCGTCGCCGACCGGCCCGTTCATGACGTCCGTCCCACGGTGTTCATCGGCTCGCTCCCTACCGGTCGGCTGGTACCGCGCTTCGGTGCGGTTGTTCCCGACCTGGCGTCCGATATGCCTCGGGTCAGCTCGCTGGCGCGGCGGCGTGCGCGGTGGGCAGGCCGGGCACCTGGACGTCCACGGCGAACAACGCGCCGTCCTGCGGACCGGGCGTGTCCAGCCCCACCCGGGCCGTGCCGATGAAGAGTCGGCGCAGGTCGGGGCCGCCCAGGCAGATGCCGGCCGGCTGCGTGGCAGGCAGCCGGATCTCCTGGTCGAGGGTGCCGTCGGGCCGGTAGCGGCGGACCGCGGAGCCACCCCACAGCGCGATCCAGAGGTGGCCGGCCGCGTCGAGCGTCATGCCGTCCGGGCCGCCGTCGGCGGGGGTCAGTCGCACGAACGGCTCCCGCCCGTGCAGGGCTCCGGTGGCGGGGTCGACGGTGAACCGGTCGATCTCGCCGCGGGGTGTGTCGGCCAGGTACATGGTGGTGCCGGTCGCGTCGAACGCCGGCCCGTTCGGGATGGTCAGCCCGGTCACCGCGGGGACCGGGTCGGCGCCCGGGGTGAGGCGGAACAGCGTGCCACCGCCGGGCACCATCGCGTACGTCATGCTGCCGGCCCAGAAGCGGCCGTGCGGGTCGGCGACCGCGTCGTTCAGCCGGGTCGGCTCGGGCGCGTCGGCGACCAGCTCGGCGACCGGTCGGGGGTCGCCGGTGGCGGGCAGCAGGGTGACGCCGGTCCCGGCGGCGGCCAGCCACTCGCCGGGCCGGTCGGCCACCGGGGCGACCGCGCCGAGCGGCCCGTCGAGGCGGCGCAGCTCCCGCAGCGGTGTCGGGGCGTCGCCGTCGGTCTCCCACAGTCGCCCGGCCAGCAGGTCGACGAGGACCAGCCGGTCGTCGACCCAGCGCAGGCCCTCACCCAACTCCAGCCGGTCGGTGCTCCAGACGGTCGGCTCGGTCAACTCCATGGTGCTCCTCCAAAGATCGTCAGCGGACCGTACCGCCGGGGCCGTGGTCGAGCAGCGCCAGCTCGGCCCGGTCGGGCAGACCCTCCCAGTCGCCCCGGGTGGCGACCGCGAACGCGCCGGTGGTGACGGCCCGGTCCAGGCGGGTCGGCGCGTCGAGGCCGTCGAGCCAGCCGGAGAGCAGCCCGGCCACGAAGGCGTCGCCCGCGCCGACGGTGTCCACCACCGACACCGTCCGGGCTGGACGGTGGGTCGTGCCGGTCGCGCTGTGGCTGGTCGCGCCACCGGCGCCGTGTTTGACCACGACCTCGGTGACGCCGGCCGAGAGTAGCGCCGAGGCCGGGTCGGCCGCGTCGGTCAGCACGGCCAACTCGTCGTCGGAGGCGACCACCAGGTCGATCGAGGGCAGCAGCGGGCGCAGCGCGGCGGCGGCCTGCGCCACCGACCAGAGGCGGTTGCGGTGGTTGACGTCCAGGCAGACAGTGGTGCCGGCCGTGCGGGCGCGCCGTACCGCCTCCACCACCGCCTGGTACGGCTCGACGCCGAGCGCGCAGGTGATGCCGGTGACGTGCAACAGCCGGGGTGCTGGCCCGGGCGTGTCGAAGGCGGGGGTCACGTCGGCCGGGCCCAGTCGGGATCCGGCCGAGCCGGCGCGGTGGTAGGTGACCCGGTTGATGTCGGCGACCCGGTTCTCGAAGAGGATCAGCCCGGTCGGAGCGGTCGCGTCGACCCGGGACCAGGTCAGGTCGACGCCCTCGGCGCGCAGCGTACGGCGGACCAGCTCACCGGGCTCGTCGGCGCCGGTCACTCCGACCCAGGCGGCCCGGTGGCCGAGCCGGGCCAGGCCGATCGCCACGTTCGACTCGGAACCGGCGACGGAGATCCCGGCGGTGCCGCCCAGCCGCAGTGGGCCGGTGGTGCGGAACGCCGCCATCGTCTCGCCGAGGGTGAGCAGGTCGGTCATGCCCGCACCGCCGCGAGGAAGGCGGCGACGCGGTCGCGCAACGCTGCCGTGTCGCCGCCTCGGACGGCGTCGCCGAGCAGTGGGGAGCCGACGCCGACCGCTGTCGCGCCCCGATCGAGGTAGCGCCGCGAGCCGTCCGCGTCGACCCCACCGACCGGCACGAACGCGGTGCCGGGGAACGGGTCGCGTAGCGCGCCGAGGTAGTCGGGCCCGCCGAGGGAGGCGGGGAAGAGTTTGATCGCGGCGGCCCCGCCGTCGTTGGCCTGCACGACCTCGGTGGGGGTGAGGGCGCCGGCGAGCACCGGCAGGCCGAGCCGGCCACCCTCGGCGAGGCTCGGTGCGATCGCCGGGGTGACCAGGAAACCGGCACCCGCGTCGGCCGCCGCGCGGGCGTCCTCGGCGCTGAGCACGGTGCCCGCGCCCAGGGCGAAGTCGGGCCCGATGGCGGCGCGGGCGCGGCGGAGAACGCCGAGCGCGTCGGCGCTGGTCAGCGAGACCTCGATCAGGGCGACGCCGCTCTCGGCCAGGGTGAGCACGGCGGTCAGCGCGGCGGCCGGGTCCGGGCCGCGCACGATGGCCAACAGTCGATGGGTACGCAGCTCGTCGAGCAGGTTCATCAGGTGTCCTCAGTGGATGCGGTGAGCGGAGATGGTGAGTCGCCAGGTGACCTCACCGGTGGGTGGGACGACCGCCGCGTCGTCGGGGCCGGCGTCGGCCAGGTCGAAGGCGGCGCCGAGCATCGGTTCGACGCCGACGCTGCGGTAGGGGCCATCGACCGGCCAGCCGCCCAGGTTGCGCCAGAGCGCGGTGCCGTGGGGTTGGTCCGCGCACTCCAGCTCCAGGGTCAACCGGTCGACTCCGTCGATCACCTGGACCCGGGCGCAGTCGAGCAGCACCGCGCCGAGCGCGGTTCCGTCGTCCGGACCGAATTCGTCCAGGGCCAGCCCGGCCGGGGCCGGCCACGGCCCGGTCAACCACGGGTCGCCGGTGGGCCAACCGCCCGGGGGCAGGAGCGCGGCGGCCTCCGGGTGCAGCCGGGTCGGGGTGCCGGCGGGCGCGTCGAGGCGGGCGGCGGGCGAGAGGTCGAGCAGGGCGTGCGCGGCCCAGACGAACCGGTGCCCAGGGTCGGCGGCCAGCCGGTAGTCGGCCACCACCACGCCGCTCTCGTCGGTGATCCGGCGGGTGAGAGTGAACGTCGGCCGTTCGATGACCACGGTGCCGGGGCCGGCGTCGCGCCACGGCCGCGACCACACCTCGCCGTGGTCGGGCTCGCCGCGCACGGTGGGCAGGCACTCCTCCAGCCCACCGGCGTCGACGAACGTGTCGTCGGGGCGTACGTCGTGCCGGCCGGGTGCCGGGCCGCGCCAGAGCCACTCCCGGCCACCGCCGTGCAGACTCGTCCACCGGCCGCCGTGCGCCGCGTCGTACGCCACCCGCAGCGCCACCGGCGTCGCGTCGGTCACCACTCGGCGAACGACCCGTCGGCGTGCTGCCAGACCGGGTTGCGCCAGGCGTGTGGGGTCTGGGCGGCCTTGCGGACCGCCGTCTCGTCGACCGTTATGCCCAGGCCGGGCCGGTCGAGGCGGGTGATGTGCCCGTCCACGAACCGGAACGGCTCCGGGTCGATCAGATAGTCCAGCAGCTCCGAGCCGGCGTTGTAGTGGATGCCGATGCTCTGCTCCTGGATCAGGAAGTTCGGTGTCGCGAAGGCCACCTGGAGGCTGGCCGCCAGGGAGATCGGGCCCAGTGGGCAGTGCGGGGCGAGCAGCGCGCCGTACGTCTCGGCCAGCGCGGCGATCCGACGGACCTCGGAGATCCCACCGGCGTGCGACAGGTCCGGCTGAACCACGGCGACCCCGGCCTGCAACGGGCCGAGGAACTCGGACCGGTCGTAGAGCCGTTCGCCGGTGGCCACCGGGATCGGCGTGCTGGCGACGATGCCGGCCAGGTGGTGTGCCTGGTCGGGCAGGACCGGCTCCTCCACGAAGAACGGGCGCAGGGCGGCCAGCTCGGGCAGGATCCGGCGGACGGCGGCCATTCCGGCGCGACCGTGGAAGTCCACCGCGATGTCCCGGTCGGGGCCGAGCACCTCGCGGGCGGCGGCGACCCGGCCGATGACCGCGTCCACCTCGGCCGAGGTGGGGATCGGCGAGAGCCGCCCACAGGCGTTCATCTTGACCCCGGTCAGACCGGCGGCGACCTGCGCGGCGGCGGCGTCGGCCACCTCGCCGGGTTCGTCCCCGCCGATCCACGAGTAGATCCGCACCCGGTCGCGCACCGGCCCGCCGAGCAGCGCGTGCACCGGCGCGCCGTACGCCTGCCCGGCGATGTCCCAGAGCGCCTGGTCGAGGCCGGCGACCGCGCTGGAGAGGATCGGGCCGCCCCGGTAGAAGCCGCCCTTGGTGAGCACCTGCCAGTGCTGCTCGATGCGCAGCGGGTCGGCGCCGATCAGATATTCGGCGAGCACCTCGACCGCGCTGCGCACCACCTCGGCGCGGCCCTCGACCACCGGCTCACCCCACCCGACCAGCCCGTCGTCGGTCTCCACCCGGCAGAACAACCACCGTGGCGCGACCAGGAAGGTCTCGATCCGCTCGATCTTCACTGACTGCCCCTTCGTCCCCGTGCCTTCTCGACGTCGCGGACGGCCTTGTCCAGCAACTGACGCATCGCGGTCTCGGCCGCCGTCTCGTCCCGGTCGCGCAGCGCGTCGACCACCGCGCGGTGGCTGGGCACCGGGTCGTCGTGCGGGGTGCCGCCGTGCACCAGCCGGTCCCGTTCGGCGAGCCCGGTCTCCATCACCACCTCCATCCGCTCCAGCAGCTCGTTGTGGGTGGCGGTGAGCAGCGCGCGGTGGAAGGCGAGGTCAGCGGCGATGGCGGCGGCGGGATCGCCGTTGGCCTGGGCCATCTCGTCCAGTGCCCGGTCGAGGGCGGTCAGGTCGTCCTCGGTGGCGCGGGTGGCGGCCAGTCGTGCGGCGGCCGGTTCGATGATGGCGCGCACCTCGTGCAGTTGGTCGAGCAACCGCTGGTCGGTGCCCTCGGCGAACTGCCAGCGAATCACGTCGCCGTCGAGCAGGTTCCAGTCCGCACGGGGTCGGACGAAGGTGCCGCGCTTCTGTCGCGCGTCGACGATGCCCTTGGCGGAGAGGACCTTCAGCGCCTCACGGAGCGCCGTGAGGCTGACGTCGAACTCCTCCTGCAACGCGGCGATGTTCAGGGTAGCGCCGGCGGCGATCTCACCGGTGAGGATGCGACGGGCGATCGCTTCGACGGTCTGCCCGTGGACGCCGCGGCGTGCGTACTGTGCCAATGCTCCTGGCCTTTTCGCTGGTCGGTATCGATCTCTCAGGCCGAGGCTTTCACCGCTGTCCAGCCACCGTCCACCACCAGGCTCGCGCCGGTGACGTAGGCGGCGTCCGGCGAGGCGAGGAAGGCGACTGTCGCGGCCACCTCGTCCGGTGTGCCGAAGCGCTTCGCGACGGTCTCCCCGATGCTGCGTCGCTGGTCCTCTTCGGACACGTCGGCCCACGCCGCGGTGAGGATCGGCCCGGGCAGCACGGTGTTCACCCGGACCTGGGGGCCGTACTCGACGGCGAGTTGGCGGCCGAGTGCGACCAGGCCACCCTTGGCGGCGGCGTACGCGGGTCGGCCGGGCAACCCGACCAGCGCGTGCACCGAGGAGATCAGCACCACCGCGCCCGAGCGGGCCCGCAGGTCGTCCAGGCAGGCGCGGACGCCGAGGAACGAGCCGGTGAGGCTGACGCCGAGCTGGTGGTCCCAGGACTGCCGGCTGGTCTCGTGCGCCGGGGCGACCCGCACGGCGTACGCGGTGCTGACCAGGATGTCGACGGGGCCGAGGCGGTCCCGTACGGCGCTCACGGCGGCCGTCCAGTCCGCCTCCTCGCTGACATCGGCCACTACGGACAGTGCGCGGTCGCCGCGCGCGGTCAGCTCCTCGGCCAGCGGGGTCGGATCGGCCACGTCGAGCAGCGCGACGCCCGCTCCCTCGGCGGCGAGCCGCCGCGCAATGGCCGCACCGATCCCACCCATTGCGCCGGTGACCAGCGCATTTTTGCCCTCAAGCCGGCGCATAGGCTGATCCACCTGACCCTCGCCTTGGTCTCGTCTAATCATTAATTACGAAGATATCTTGACAGCCGGCGAGGGTCGATGCAACCTTCTCGTCACAGCATTCACATGGACGACACATCGCGCGGTGACGCTGCGTGTCGTAGAGGAAGGGATACCTCCGTGAGCGACTTCGACCCCGGTCGCCGGCGATTCCTTGGCCACCTCGGGCTTGCCGGCCTGGGCGCGCTCGGCGCCAGCTCGTTCCTCAGCGCGTGCGCCAGCTCCGCCAGCGGGCCGAGCACGAGCAACGGCTCGGGCGCGGTCACCATCCAGTCCAACCTCTCCTCGCCGCAGGCCAAGGCGGCGATGGAGAAGCTGATCGAGACCTTCAACGCGCAGGGCAAGGGCACCGCGAGCCTCAACACCATCGCCTCGGAGACCTTCCGGACCCAGCTGCCGACCTACCTCACCTCGGCCAACCCTCCGGACCTCTACACCTGGTACGCGGGCTCGGTCGCCAACGACTACGCCAGCAAGAACCTGCTGCTGGATGTCTCCGACGTCTGGAAGTCGCTGGGCGACTACCCCGAGTCGCTGCGCACCCTCTCCACCGACGCCACCGGCAAGCAGATCTTCGTGCCGATGAACAACTACTGGTGGGGCTTCTTCTACCGCAAGTCCAACTTCGCCAAGTGGGGCGTACAGGAGCCGAAGACCTGGACCGAGTTCCTGGCGCTCTGCGAGACGTTGAAGAGCAAGGGCATCCCGCCCATCGGCATCGGCCTGGGCGACACCCCGTGGGTGGCCTCGGCCTGGTTCGACTACCTCAACATCCGGATCAACGGCGCACCGTTCCACCGCGAGCTGCTCGCTGGCAAGCAGCGCTTCGACGACCCGAAGGTCAAGGCGGTCTTCAGCCGCTGGCGCGAGGCCCTGCCCTACTTCGATCCCAAGGGCAAGGCGTACCCGTTCCAGGAGGCGACCACCGCGCTGCTGGCCGGCAAGACCGGCATGTTCCTGATCGGTACGTTCTTCGCCGACGCGGCACCCAAGGACGCGCTCGGTGACCTGGACTTCTTCCGGTTCCCGATCATCGACCCGGCGGTGCCGCTGGCTGAGGAGGCACCGACCGACGGCTTCTTCGCCAGCGCGAAGAGCGCCAACCCGACCGGCACCAAGGCCCTGCTCACCTACCTGGCCGGGGTCGAGGCGCAGGAGGCGTACGTCAAGGCCAGCTCCGGCATCGTGCTGCCGGCCAACCCCAAGGCCAGGGCATCGGACTCGCCACTGGTGGCCAAGGGCAAGGCGATGCTG contains these protein-coding regions:
- a CDS encoding dienelactone hydrolase family protein, with amino-acid sequence MLTTTVDIPTSDGVADASLTRPDGDGPFPAVLLFMDAIGPRPRLVEMAERIAARGYLVLTPHLLYRGGRAPLFDLSRLGEADGRAALFAKAMPLIGALTADVINRDTAAYLDFLAARDDVRPGPVAITGYCMGGTNALRAIEAHPDRIAAIASFHGGRIVTDAPDSPHLGVASITGELYFGHADADQSMTPEQIATLEKALDAAGVRYRSEVYAGAHHGYTMSDTPAYDEQATERHWRALFDLLDRALPVG
- a CDS encoding response regulator produces the protein MTRILVVDDEPQILRALRINLRARRYDVDVAGTGAAALKAAASHPPDLVVLDLGLPDIDGVEVIRGLRGWTSVPIIVLSGRAGSEDKVAALDAGADDYVTKPFGVEELLARIRAVTRRLGASNEAVPALRIGRHTVDLADHRVHHDDGTEVKLTPTQWSVLEKLLRHPGKLVSQRQLLQDVWGPEYQNETNYLRQYLAQLRRKLEDDPARPRHLITEPGMGYRYRP
- a CDS encoding sugar kinase, yielding MTDLLTLGETMAAFRTTGPLRLGGTAGISVAGSESNVAIGLARLGHRAAWVGVTGADEPGELVRRTLRAEGVDLTWSRVDATAPTGLILFENRVADINRVTYHRAGSAGSRLGPADVTPAFDTPGPAPRLLHVTGITCALGVEPYQAVVEAVRRARTAGTTVCLDVNHRNRLWSVAQAAAALRPLLPSIDLVVASDDELAVLTDAADPASALLSAGVTEVVVKHGAGGATSHSATGTTHRPARTVSVVDTVGAGDAFVAGLLSGWLDGLDAPTRLDRAVTTGAFAVATRGDWEGLPDRAELALLDHGPGGTVR
- a CDS encoding SDR family NAD(P)-dependent oxidoreductase; translation: MRRLEGKNALVTGAMGGIGAAIARRLAAEGAGVALLDVADPTPLAEELTARGDRALSVVADVSEEADWTAAVSAVRDRLGPVDILVSTAYAVRVAPAHETSRQSWDHQLGVSLTGSFLGVRACLDDLRARSGAVVLISSVHALVGLPGRPAYAAAKGGLVALGRQLAVEYGPQVRVNTVLPGPILTAAWADVSEEDQRRSIGETVAKRFGTPDEVAATVAFLASPDAAYVTGASLVVDGGWTAVKASA
- the dgoD gene encoding galactonate dehydratase, which translates into the protein MKIERIETFLVAPRWLFCRVETDDGLVGWGEPVVEGRAEVVRSAVEVLAEYLIGADPLRIEQHWQVLTKGGFYRGGPILSSAVAGLDQALWDIAGQAYGAPVHALLGGPVRDRVRIYSWIGGDEPGEVADAAAAQVAAGLTGVKMNACGRLSPIPTSAEVDAVIGRVAAAREVLGPDRDIAVDFHGRAGMAAVRRILPELAALRPFFVEEPVLPDQAHHLAGIVASTPIPVATGERLYDRSEFLGPLQAGVAVVQPDLSHAGGISEVRRIAALAETYGALLAPHCPLGPISLAASLQVAFATPNFLIQEQSIGIHYNAGSELLDYLIDPEPFRFVDGHITRLDRPGLGITVDETAVRKAAQTPHAWRNPVWQHADGSFAEW
- a CDS encoding FadR/GntR family transcriptional regulator gives rise to the protein MAQYARRGVHGQTVEAIARRILTGEIAAGATLNIAALQEEFDVSLTALREALKVLSAKGIVDARQKRGTFVRPRADWNLLDGDVIRWQFAEGTDQRLLDQLHEVRAIIEPAAARLAATRATEDDLTALDRALDEMAQANGDPAAAIAADLAFHRALLTATHNELLERMEVVMETGLAERDRLVHGGTPHDDPVPSHRAVVDALRDRDETAAETAMRQLLDKAVRDVEKARGRRGSQ
- a CDS encoding bifunctional 4-hydroxy-2-oxoglutarate aldolase/2-dehydro-3-deoxy-phosphogluconate aldolase, whose product is MNLLDELRTHRLLAIVRGPDPAAALTAVLTLAESGVALIEVSLTSADALGVLRRARAAIGPDFALGAGTVLSAEDARAAADAGAGFLVTPAIAPSLAEGGRLGLPVLAGALTPTEVVQANDGGAAAIKLFPASLGGPDYLGALRDPFPGTAFVPVGGVDADGSRRYLDRGATAVGVGSPLLGDAVRGGDTAALRDRVAAFLAAVRA
- a CDS encoding ABC transporter substrate-binding protein; the protein is MSDFDPGRRRFLGHLGLAGLGALGASSFLSACASSASGPSTSNGSGAVTIQSNLSSPQAKAAMEKLIETFNAQGKGTASLNTIASETFRTQLPTYLTSANPPDLYTWYAGSVANDYASKNLLLDVSDVWKSLGDYPESLRTLSTDATGKQIFVPMNNYWWGFFYRKSNFAKWGVQEPKTWTEFLALCETLKSKGIPPIGIGLGDTPWVASAWFDYLNIRINGAPFHRELLAGKQRFDDPKVKAVFSRWREALPYFDPKGKAYPFQEATTALLAGKTGMFLIGTFFADAAPKDALGDLDFFRFPIIDPAVPLAEEAPTDGFFASAKSANPTGTKALLTYLAGVEAQEAYVKASSGIVLPANPKARASDSPLVAKGKAMLGEARELTQFFNRDSSDALQPTADTALTKFMDKPDQIDAILREWQAGAEKVFKG
- a CDS encoding SMP-30/gluconolactonase/LRE family protein; this encodes MELTEPTVWSTDRLELGEGLRWVDDRLVLVDLLAGRLWETDGDAPTPLRELRRLDGPLGAVAPVADRPGEWLAAAGTGVTLLPATGDPRPVAELVADAPEPTRLNDAVADPHGRFWAGSMTYAMVPGGGTLFRLTPGADPVPAVTGLTIPNGPAFDATGTTMYLADTPRGEIDRFTVDPATGALHGREPFVRLTPADGGPDGMTLDAAGHLWIALWGGSAVRRYRPDGTLDQEIRLPATQPAGICLGGPDLRRLFIGTARVGLDTPGPQDGALFAVDVQVPGLPTAHAAAPAS
- a CDS encoding L-dopachrome tautomerase-related protein, which codes for MNGPVGDEPMGELELVHTFTGPMPTGVSVSHRGRIFVNFPKWGDEVPATVVELRDGREVPYPDQAWNDPSGDDDAGAFVSVQSIVVDPADRLWVLDTGSPMLQPTKPGGPKLVRVDLETDTVAQVITFPADVALPTTYLNDVRFDLRRGESGVAYITDSAFAGPNGIIVVDLASGAAWRRLHDHPSTKAKPLTSFRPIVEGRPFLERPADGPPKPVAMGSDGIAISADGTRLYYCPLASRRLYSVSTEALADPGVTQEAVAATVVDEGDKGTASDGLESDDAGRLYLTSYEHNAVLRRLPDGEYETLVHDPRLLWPDTMSVAADGHLYVTANQLHRQPQYQRGQDLRRKPYALFRTRIDAGPVLLRR